A stretch of DNA from Bradyrhizobium algeriense:
TCTCATCGGCTCAGGCCTTCGGCTTGCAGTGCATCAGGCCGGTCCGGCGGCAACTCGCGACCACCTCGCCGCGCTGATTGGTCATGGTATGCTCGAACTCGACGATGCCCTGCGTCGGCCGCGATTTGCTTTCGCGCTTCGAGATGATTTTGGTATGCGCCTTCAGCGTGTCGCCGTGGAATACTGGCTTTGGGAATTTGACGTCGGTCATGCCCAGATTGCCGATCGTCGTGCCTAACGTCGTATCGTAGACGCTCATGCCGATCATGATGCCGAGCGTATAGAGGCTGTTGAACAGCCGCTGGCCGAATTCAGTATTTTCGGAGAAATGCGCATCGATATGCAGTGGCTGCGGGTTCATCGTCAGCAGGCTGAACATCGTATTGTCCATCTCGGTCACGGTCCTGGAGAATTCATGGTGAAATTCCCGGCCGACCTCAAACTCCTCGAAATACAATCCAGCCATCAGCGCCCCCTGTAGTTCGGCGTCCGCTTCTCGACGAACGCATTCAGCCCTTCCTGACAATCTTCCGTCGTTGCGACAAGCGCAAAGCTCTCGGCCGCGTTTTCGACCGACCGGCGAAAATCGGCGTCGACCGCCCGCATGAAGGCGTCGCGCCCGATCTTCATGACGATTGGAGACTTGGCAGCGAGCTTGTTTGCGACCTCCCGCGCGCGTTCAAGCGCGGTGCCCTTTGGCACCACCTCGCTCAGCAATCCCATGCGAAAGGCTGTCGCGGCGTCAAAGGGTTCGCCGAGGAACAGCGGACCAAAAGCCTGGTGCTTGCCGACCAAGCGCGGCAATTGCACGAAGTGAATGGCGGGGATCAGGCCTACATCGATCTCGGGATAGCCGAAGGTACAGGCGTCGCCGGCGATGATCATGTCGCAGGAGATCGCAATCGTCATGCCGCCGGCGCGCACCGCGCCGTCGACGGCGGCGATGGTCGGCTTGCCCATGCGATACTGGGTATCGTTGAGCGCGAAATACAGCCGTTCGAGGAATTTCTTGGTCTCGATTCCGGGCTTGCCACGGACGATGTCCAGATCAAGCCCGGCGCAAAACACCCTGTGGGCGCTGCCGATGATGACGGCGCGCACCGCTTCATCGTCCCTCGCCTTCGAAAGCACCGCCAGCAACGCATCGATCAGGTCCATGCTGAGCGCATTGACTGGCCCGCGATCGAGCATGATCTCGGCAATATTGCTCGAGACGGAATAACGAACGAGATCGGTACTCATGCCGTGCCTCCCTTGGCCTGACGCACCGCGCCGGCCTTGACCAGATCGCCGATGGCGCAACGCTCGAAACCCACTTTCAGCAGCACCTCGTAACTGTCCCGGCCTATATCAGGCGCGGGGCACAAGTCGTCCTTCGAGAAGGTCGCGATGCCCGGCATCCGCGTTGAGAGTACACCGGCCCGACGCCCGGCG
This window harbors:
- a CDS encoding MaoC family dehydratase translates to MAGLYFEEFEVGREFHHEFSRTVTEMDNTMFSLLTMNPQPLHIDAHFSENTEFGQRLFNSLYTLGIMIGMSVYDTTLGTTIGNLGMTDVKFPKPVFHGDTLKAHTKIISKRESKSRPTQGIVEFEHTMTNQRGEVVASCRRTGLMHCKPKA
- a CDS encoding enoyl-CoA hydratase/isomerase family protein encodes the protein MSTDLVRYSVSSNIAEIMLDRGPVNALSMDLIDALLAVLSKARDDEAVRAVIIGSAHRVFCAGLDLDIVRGKPGIETKKFLERLYFALNDTQYRMGKPTIAAVDGAVRAGGMTIAISCDMIIAGDACTFGYPEIDVGLIPAIHFVQLPRLVGKHQAFGPLFLGEPFDAATAFRMGLLSEVVPKGTALERAREVANKLAAKSPIVMKIGRDAFMRAVDADFRRSVENAAESFALVATTEDCQEGLNAFVEKRTPNYRGR